One Stegostoma tigrinum isolate sSteTig4 chromosome 22, sSteTig4.hap1, whole genome shotgun sequence DNA segment encodes these proteins:
- the LOC125463526 gene encoding myosin-4-like isoform X7: MNFEEMKIFGAAAPFLRKSMKEQVEAQNRPFDAKTACYVSDPKLVFVKGKIKSQDSTKVEVERADGKTVVVKPSDVFPRNPPKFDKIEDMAMMTHLNEACVLFNLKERYAAWMIYTYSGLFCVTVNPYKKLPVYGPEVVTAYKGKKRQEAPPHIFSISDNAYQSMLTDRENQSILITGESGAGKTVNTKYVIQYFATIAALGDVCKKKAETAKSKGTLEDQIIQANPLLEAFGNAKTIRNDNSSRFGKFIRIHFGPTAKLASADIETYLLEKSRVTFQQQNERSYHIFYQITSNKKPELIEMLLISTNPFDYPYISQGEVTVPSIDDKEELLATDQAIDILGFTNDEKNSIYKITGATMHHGNMKFKQKQREEQAEPDSTEVADKVAYLLGLNSADLLKALCLPRVKVGNEFVSKGQTVQQVYSAVGALTKSVYEKLFLWMVQRINHQLDTKLPRQHFIGVLDIAGFEIFEFNSLEQLCINFTNERLQQFFNHHMFVLEQEEYTKEGIEWKFIDFGMDLAACIELIEKPMGIFSILEEECMFPKATDMTFKNKLYDQHLGKSVNFQKPRFIKGKIEAHFSLIHYAGIVDYNINSWLDKNKDPLNETVIGLYQKSSLKVLAHLYSFYGSTAEGTGKKGSKRKGSSFQTVSALFRENLNKLMSTLRSTHPHFVRCIFPNETKTPGEIDNSLVIHQLRCNGVLEGIRICRKGFPSRILYADFKQRYRVLNPSAIPEGHFIDSKKASEKLLASINIDQSQYRFGHTKVFFKAGVLGCLEDMRDERLAVLITRTQAVCRGFLMRVEFQRMNQRRDGIFTIQYNIRSFMNVKHWPWMKLYFKIKPLLKSAQAEKDMQNMKEEFKKLNDAFSKSEARRKELEENMVTLLQEKNDLQMQVQAEIESLTDAEERCDQLIKTKIQLESKVKEANERLEDEEEINAEITAKKRKLEDESTQLKTEIDDLQLSLAKAEKDLHSTENKVKNLTEELSTHDESIVKLTKEKKALQEAHQQVLDDLQAEEDKVNTLTKSKAKLEQQVDDLEGSLEQEKKFRLDLERSKRKLESDLKLAQDSIMDLENDKQQMEERFKKKEFEISQLQSKIEDEQNLSMQLQKKIKELQARVEELEEEIDAERVARAKIEKQSSDYARELEEISDRLEEAGGASAAQIEMNKKREAEFQKLRRELQEANLQHEATAAALRKKQADSVAELGEQIDNLQRVKQKLEKEKSELKMEIDDLASNIESVVKSKANLEKTCRTQEDQVNELKARNNEYSRSINDMMAQTSRLSTENGEISRQLEEKENTISQLTRNKQGFIHQVEELKRQLEEETKAKNALAHALQSSRHDCDLLREQYEEEQEAKAELQRGMSKANSEVAQWRTKYETDAIQRTEELEEAKKKLAQRLQDAEEHAEAANAKCASLEKTKLRLQGEVEDLMIDVERANAAAAALDKKQRNFDKILAEWKQKYEECQAELEAVQKESRSLSTELFKMKNAYEESLDHLETLKRENKNLQQEISDLTEQVGECGKTIHELDKAKKLAEQEKTELQSALEEAEASLEHSEERLLRIQLELTQIKSEVDRKIAEKDEEIEQLKRNHQRTIEALQNTLDAEIRSRNDALRLKKKMEGDLNEMEIQLGHANREAAEAQKHLRNIQGVLKETQLHLDEALRVQGDLKEQLSSAERKSNLLQAELEEVTLALEQSDRARKIAEQEVFDISERVQLLHTQNISFINTKKKLETDISQLQSEMEDVVQESRNAEEKARKAIADAAMMAEELKKEQDTSAHLERMKKNLDQTVKDLQFRLNEAEQLALKGGKKQIQKLETRIRELENELEAEQKRAAEAIKGSRKYERRVKEMTFQSVEDHKNLSRLQDLVDKLQLKVKSYKRNVEDAEEQASVHISKFRRTQHELEEAEERADIAESQVNKLRAKSRVITTKKVMYTAE; encoded by the exons ATGAACTTTGAGGAAATGAAGATTTTTGGAGCAGCTGCACCATTTCTCCGCAAATCTATGAAAGAGCAAGTTGAAgcccagaacaggcccttcgatgcCAAAACTGCTTGTTATGTAAGTGACCCCAAGCTGGTATTTGTAAAAGGAAAAATTAAGAGCCAAGACAGTACCAAGGTTGAAGTGGAGAGAGCAGATGGGAAG ACAGTTGTTGTGAAACCCAGTGATGTCTTTCCAAGGAATCCCCCAAAATTTGACAAAATTGAGGATATGGCTATGATGACCCACTTGAATGAAGCATGTGTGCTGTTTAACCTCAAAGAGCGTTATGCAGCCTGGATGATCTAT ACTTACTCAGGGTTGTTCTGTGTCACTGTAAACCCCTACAAAAAGTTACCAGTCTATGGCCCTGAGGTTGTGACTGCCTATAAAGGGAAGAAAAGACAGGAGGCTCCTCCCCATATATTTTCAATCTCTGACAATGCCTATCAGTCCATGTTAACAG ACCGTGAAAACCAATCTATCCTAATCAC TGGAGAATCTGGTGCTGGGAAGACTGTGAACACAAAATATGTCATCCAGTACTTTGCAACAATTGCAGCTCTTGGTGATGTGTGCAAGAAGAAAGCTGAAACAGCTAAGTCAAAA GGAACCCTGGAGGATCAAATCATCCAGGCTAACCCACTGCTGGAAGCCTTTGGTAATGCGAAGACAATACGAAATGACAACTCATCTCGTTTT GGAAAATTTATCAGAATCCATTTTGGACCCACAGCAAAACTGGCATCGGCAGACATTGAAACAT atttgttggaaaaatccagAGTGACATTCCAGCAACAAAATGAAAGAAGCTATCACATTTTTTACCAGATTACATCCAACAAAAAACCAGAACTTATTG AAATGCTTCTTATCAGCACAAATCCCTTTGACTACCCGTACATCAGTCAAGGTGAAGTTACAGTCCCGAGTATTGATGACAAAGAAGAATTATTAGCTACTGAT CAAGCTATTGATATCTTGGGTTTCACCAATGATGAGAAAAACAGCATCTACAAAATAACTGGTGCAACAATGCACCATGGCAATATGAAGTTCAAGCAGAAACAAAGGGAAGAACAAGCTGAGCCTGATAGCACAGAAG TTGCTGACAAAGTTGCTTACCTCCTGGGCCTAAACTCAGCAGATTTGCTCAAAGCATTATGCTTGCCAAGAGTGAAGGTTGGCAATGAGTTTGTTAGCAAAGGCCAAACTGTACAACAG GTATACTCTGCAGTTGGTGCTCTGACCAAGTCAGTGTATGAGAAGTTATTCCTGTGGATGGTTCAACGAATTAATCATCAATTGGATACAAAGCTACCCAGACAACATTTCATTGGTGTTTTAGATATTGCAGGCTTTGAAATTTTTGAG TTTAACAGCCTGGAACAGCTTTGTATCAACTTCACAAATGAAAGACTGCAACAGTTCTTCAACCACCATATGTTCGTTTTAGAACAAGAGGAATATACGAAGGAAGGAATTGAATGGAAATTCATTGATTTTGGAATGGATCTGGCTGCTTGCATTGAGCTCATTGAAAAG CCCATGGGCATCTTCTCAATCCTTGAGGAGGAATGCATGTTCCCCAAAGCCACAGACATGACTTTCAAGAACAAATTATATGATCAGCATTTAGGAAAATCAGTAAATTTCCAGAAACCCAGGTTTATTAAAGGAAAGATTGAAGCTCACTTCTCCTTGATCCATTATGCTGGCATTGTTGACTACAATATTAATTCATGGCTGGACAAGAATAAGGACCCTCTGAATGAAACTGTAATTGGACTATACCAGAAATCTTCACTTAAGGTTCTTGCACACCTGTACAGTTTTTATGGATCAACTGCAG AGGGTACGGGAAAGAAAGGTTCCAAGAGAAAAGGTTCTTCATTCCAAACAGTGTCTGCACTTTTTAGG GAGAATCTGAACAAACTAATGTCTACCTTGAGAAGCACGCATCCCCATTTCGTACGTTGCATTTttccaaatgaaacaaaaactccAG GTGAAATTGACAATTCACTGGTCATACACCAGCTGAGGTGCAATGGCGTACTCGAAGGTATCAGAATCTGTAGAAAGGGATTTCCAAGCAGAATACTCTACGCAGATTTCAAACAAAG GTACAGAGTACTCAATCCAAGTGCTATACCAGAGGGTCACTTTATTGATAGCAAGAAGGCTTCTGAGAAACTCCTAGCCTCCATCAATATTGATCAAAGCCAATACAGATTTGGGCACACTAAG GTGTTCTTCAAAGCTGGTGTCCTAGGTTGTCTAGAAGACATGAGAGATGAAAGGTTGGCTGTACTTATCACCCGCACTCAAGCCGTATGTCGCGGTTTCTTAATGCGAGTAGAATTTCAGAGGATGAATCAAAGAAG GGATGGTATCTTCACTATCCAGTACAACATTCGTTCATTTATGAATGTTAAACACTGGCCGTGGATGAAATTGTATTTCAAGATCAAGCCTCTTCTGAAGAGTGCACAAGCTGAAAAGGACATGCAAAACATGAAGGAGGAGTTCAAGAAGCTAAATGATGCTTTTTCCAAATCTGAAGCAAGAAGAAAAGAATTAGAAGAGAACATGGTTACCCTTCTGCAGGAAAAGAATGACCTACAAATGCAAGTACAGGCA GAAATTGAAAGTTTGACAGATGCTGAGGAAAGATGTGACCAGCTGATCAAAACCAAAATTCAACTTGAATCTAAGGTCAAAGAGGCAAACGAGAGGCTAGAGGATGAAGAAGAGATAAATGCCGAGATTACAGCCAAGAAAAGGAAGCTTGAAGATGAGTCCACACAGCTGAAGACAGAAATTGATGACTTGCAGCTCTCATTAGCTAAAGCAGAAAAAGATTTGCACTCCACTGAAAACAAA GTTAAGAACCTCACAGAAGAACTTTCAACCCATGATGAATCAATTGTTAAGCTGACAAAGGAGAAGAAAGCCTTGCAAGAGGCCCACCAGCAGGTCTTAGATGATCTCCAAGCCGAGGAAGACAAAGTCAACACTCTTACCAAATCAAAGGCAAAACTGGAGCAACAAGTTGATGAT CTTGAAGGGTCTCTGGAGCAAGAGAAAAAGTTTCGCTTGGACCTGGAACGAAGCAAGAGGAAACTGGAAAGTGACCTGAAACTTGCTCAGGACTCCATAATGGATTTGGAAAATGACAAGCAACAAATGGAAGAACGATTTAAAAA GAAAGAATTTGAAATCAGCCAACTTCAAAGCAAAATCGAAGATGAACAAAACCTAAGCATGCAgctgcaaaagaaaataaaagaacttCAG GCTCGTGTTGAAGAGCTCGAAGAGGAGATTGACGCTGAGCGTGTAGCTCGTGCtaaaattgaaaagcagagtTCCGACTATGCCCGTGAGCTCGAGGAAATCAGTGACAGACTGGAAGAGGCCGGTGGCGCATCAGCAGCACAGATTGAAATGAACAAGAAACGTGAAGCGGAGTTTCAGAAACTGCGCCGTGAGCTGCAAGAAGCAAACCTCCAGCATGAAGCCACAGCTGCTGCTCTTCGTAAGAAGCAGGCTGATAGTGTGGCTGAACTTGGGGAACAAATCGACAACCTGCAACGTGTGAAACAGAAGCTGGAGAAGGAAAAGAGTGAGCTGAAGATGGAAATTGATGACCTGGCTAGCAACATAGAATCTGTGGTGAAGTCAAAA GCCAACCTTGAAAAAACGTGTCGAACCCAGGAAGATCAGGTAAATGAGCTGAAGGCAAGAAATAATGAATATTCACGTTCCATTAATGATATGATGGCTCAAACATCACGGTTAAGCACAGAAAATG GTGAAATATCTAGACAACTGGAAGAAAAGGAGAATACGATATCCCAACTTACCAGGAATAAGCAGGGATTTATACATCAAGTTGAAGAACTGAAGAGGCAACTTGAAGAAGAAACTAAG GCTAAGAATGCCTTGGCACATGCTCTGCAATCTTCCCGCCATGACTGTGATTTGCTCCGTGAACAATATGAAGAGGAACAGGAGGCAAAGGCTGAGCTTCAGCGTGGCATGTCCAAGGCCAACAGTGAAGTTGCTCAGTGGAGGACAAAGTATGAAACCGATGCAATCCAGCGCACAGAGGAACTGGAAGAGGCCAA GAAGAAACTAGCCCAACGACTGCAGGATGCAGAGGAGCATGCTGAGGCAGCCAATGCCAAATGTGCTTCTTTGGAAAAGACAAAACTGCGCTTGCAAGGAGAAGTGGAAGATCTAATGATTGATGTGGAGCGGGCTAATGCTGCTGCAGCTGCTCTTGATAAAAAGCAGAGAAACTTTGACAAG ATCCTGGCAGAATGGAAACAAAAGTATGAGGAATGCCAGGCTGAGCTGGAGGCAGTGCAGAAAGAGTCTCGGTCTCTTAGCACTGAGCTGTTTAAGATGAAGAATGCTTACGAAGAATCTTTGGATCATCTTGAAACTCTGAAGAGGGAGAACAAGAATCTGCAAC aggagatttctgACCTCACTGAACAAGTTGGTGAATGTGGGAAGACAATTCATGAACTGGATAAAGCAAAAAAGCTGGCTGAACAAGAGAAGACTGAACTTCAAAGTGCATTAGAGGAAGCAGAG GCATCACTTGAACATTCAGAAGAGAGGTTGCTTCGAATTCAGCTTGAATTAACACAAATCAAGTCAGAGGTTGACAGAAAGATtgctgagaaagatgaagaaattGAACAACTAAAGAGAAATCACCAAAGAACCATCGAGGCACTGCAGAATACTCTGGATGCTGAAATCAGAAGCAGGAATGATGCCTTGAGGctcaaaaagaaaatggaaggaGATCTCAATGAAATGGAGATTCAGTTGGGTCACGCAAACCGAgaggctgcagaagcacagaaacaTCTCCGGAACATACAAGGAGTGCTCAAG GAAACACAACTGCATTTGGATGAAGCTTTGAGAGTTCAAGGGGACTTGAAGGAGCAGCTAAGCTCAGCAGAGCGGAAAAGCAATCTTCTACAAGCCGAACTTGAAGAGGTTACATTGGCTCTAGAGCAGTCAGACAGAGCTCGCAAAATTGCTGAACAAGAAGTCTTTGACATCAGTGAAcgtgttcagctgcttcatacACAG AACATTAGCTTTATCAACACCAAAAAGAAGCTTGAGACTGATATTTCGCAGCTTCAATCTGAGATGGAAGATGTTGTTCAAGAATCACGAAATGCTGAAGAGAAGGCCAGGAAGGCTATCGCTGAT GCTGCAATGATGGCTGAGGAGTTGAAGAAGGAACAAGATACAAGTGCTCATCTTGAGCGAATGAAAAAGAACCTCGATCAAACTGTCAAGGATCTGCAATTCCGTCTGAATGAGGCTGAGCAGTTGGCATTAAAAGGTGGAAAGAAACAGATACAAAAACTAGAGACTAGG ATACGTGAATTAGAGAATGAACTTGAGGCTGAACAGAAACGTGCAGCAGAGGCTATTAAAGGTTCACGGAAGTATGAAAGGAGAGTTAAAGAGATGACGTTCCAG TCTGTGGAAGATCATAAAAATCTGAGCAGACTGCAGGATTTGGTTGACAAATTGCAACTAAAAGTCAAGTCCTATAAGAGAAATGTTGAAGATGCT GAGGAGCAGGCCAGTGTTCACATTTCCAAATTCAGAAGGACACAGCATGAGCTGGAGGAAGCAGAGGAGCGTGCAGATATTGCTGAATCACAGGTCAACAAACTGAGGGCTAAAAGCCGTGTTATTACCACCAAG AAAGTAATGTACACTGCAGAAT